Proteins co-encoded in one Sus scrofa isolate TJ Tabasco breed Duroc chromosome 14, Sscrofa11.1, whole genome shotgun sequence genomic window:
- the ZNF37A gene encoding zinc finger protein 37A isoform X2, with protein sequence MITSQGALSFRDVTVGFTQEEWQHLDPAQRTLYRDVMLENYSHLVSVGYCVPEPEVILKLEQGEEPWVLEEEFSSQSYPELINSSRTYSRKVFNKGRKWFHDEKHERIHSEEKLYEYNKNENCLCLNEDSVQHQKIPVLDQPFKYNECRKAFHENSLFVIHKKLHTEQKTCKYREYRRTFCDISSLSAHQRTYPKGNHYEFNECGENFFDKSIFFEHSVHPLSQESNLIPIQRIHSVDNIIEYNEYGNFFNEKLVFGVQQNIHTGEEPYKCHKCGKTFNQKSSHTRHQRTHTGEKSCECHECGKTFYKNSDLIKHQRIHTGEKPYECQECGKSFSEKSTLTQHHRTHTGEKPYECQECGKSFSFKSVLTVHQKTHTGEKPYECYECGKAFLRKSDLVKHQRTHTGEKPYECNECGKSFSEKSTLTKHLRTHTGEKPYECIECGKFFCYYSGFTEHQRRHTGEKPFRCNECGKNFRQKSALIVHQRTHVIQKPYECNECGKSFCVKSKLIAHYRTHTGEKPYECNICGKSFYVKSKLTVHQRTHLGKNVINVINEGDHCG encoded by the exons GGAGCATTGTCATTCAGGGATGTGACTGTGGGCTTCACCCAGGAGGAATGGCAGCACCTGGACCCTGCTCAGAGGACCCTGTATAGGGACGTGATGCTGGAGAACTACAGTCACCTTGTCTCAGTGG GGTATTGTGTTCCTGAACCAGAAGTGATCCTCAAGTTGGAACAAGGAGAGGAACCCTGGGTATTAGAGGAAGAATTTTCAAGCCAGAGCTACCCAG AATTAATTAATAGCAGTAGAACCTATTCAAGAAAGGTGTTTAACAAAGGTAGAAAGTGGTTCCATGATGAAAAGCATGAAAGAATTCATTCTGAAGAGAAActttatgaatataataaaaatgagaattgcCTTTGTCTTAATGAAGATTCTGTTCAGCATCAGAAAATTCCAGTTTTGGACCAACCTTTTAAATACAATGAATGTAGGAAAGCTTTCCATGAAAATTCACTCTTTGTTATACATAAGAAACTTCACACAGAACAGAAAACCTGTAAATATAGGGAATATAGAAGAACCTTCTGTGATATATCATCTCTCAGTGCTCACCAGAGAACATATCCAAAAGGGAATCACTATGAATTTAATGAATGTGGAGAAAATTTCTTTGACAAATCCATTTTCTTTGAGCATAGTGTTCACCCTTtgagccaggagtcaaacctcATTCCAATTCAGAGAATCCACTCAGTTGACAATATAATTGAATACAATGAATATGGAAACTTTTTCAATGAGAAATTAGTCTTTGGTGTACAACAGAATATACACACAGGAGAAGAACCctataaatgtcataaatgtGGAAAAACGTTCAACCAGAAGTCATCTCACACAAGACATCAGAGAACCCACACAGGGGAAAAATCCTGTGAATGTCATGAATGTGGGAAAACTTTCTACAAGAATTCAGACCTCATtaaacatcagagaattcatacaggggagaaaccttatgaatgtcAGGAATGTGGGAAATCCTTCAGTGAAAAGTCAACCCTCACCCAACATCATAGAacacacacaggagagaaaccataTGAATGTCAGGAATGTGGTAAATCCTTCTCATTTAAGTCAGTCCTTACTGTAcatcagaaaacacacacaggGGAAAAGCCCTATGAATGCTAcgaatgtgggaaggcctttcTCAGAAAATCAGACCTCGTTAAACATCAAAGAACTCACACAGGAGAAAAACCTTATGagtgtaatgaatgtgggaaatccttcTCTGAGAAGTCAACTCTCACTAAACATTTGAGAACTCATACAGGTGAGAAGCCCTATGAATGTATTGAATGTGGAAAATTTTTCTGCTACTACTCAGGTTTCACAGAACATCAGAGGAggcacacaggagagaaaccttttagatgtaatgaatgtgggaaaaaCTTCCGTCAGAAGTCAGCCCTAATTGTTCATCAGAGAACTCACGTAATacagaaaccctatgaatgtaatgaatgtggaaaatcTTTCTGTGTGAAGTCAAAACTCATTGCACATTATAGAactcacacaggagagaaaccctatgaatgtaataTTTGTGGAAAATCATTCTATGTGAAGTCAAAACTCACTGTGCATCAGAGAACACATTTGGGGAAGAatgttataaatgtaataaatgaggGAGATCACTGTGGGTGA
- the ZNF37A gene encoding zinc finger protein 37A isoform X1 produces MITSQVISVSESSACGIVHGHYGGILKGALSFRDVTVGFTQEEWQHLDPAQRTLYRDVMLENYSHLVSVGYCVPEPEVILKLEQGEEPWVLEEEFSSQSYPELINSSRTYSRKVFNKGRKWFHDEKHERIHSEEKLYEYNKNENCLCLNEDSVQHQKIPVLDQPFKYNECRKAFHENSLFVIHKKLHTEQKTCKYREYRRTFCDISSLSAHQRTYPKGNHYEFNECGENFFDKSIFFEHSVHPLSQESNLIPIQRIHSVDNIIEYNEYGNFFNEKLVFGVQQNIHTGEEPYKCHKCGKTFNQKSSHTRHQRTHTGEKSCECHECGKTFYKNSDLIKHQRIHTGEKPYECQECGKSFSEKSTLTQHHRTHTGEKPYECQECGKSFSFKSVLTVHQKTHTGEKPYECYECGKAFLRKSDLVKHQRTHTGEKPYECNECGKSFSEKSTLTKHLRTHTGEKPYECIECGKFFCYYSGFTEHQRRHTGEKPFRCNECGKNFRQKSALIVHQRTHVIQKPYECNECGKSFCVKSKLIAHYRTHTGEKPYECNICGKSFYVKSKLTVHQRTHLGKNVINVINEGDHCG; encoded by the exons GGAGCATTGTCATTCAGGGATGTGACTGTGGGCTTCACCCAGGAGGAATGGCAGCACCTGGACCCTGCTCAGAGGACCCTGTATAGGGACGTGATGCTGGAGAACTACAGTCACCTTGTCTCAGTGG GGTATTGTGTTCCTGAACCAGAAGTGATCCTCAAGTTGGAACAAGGAGAGGAACCCTGGGTATTAGAGGAAGAATTTTCAAGCCAGAGCTACCCAG AATTAATTAATAGCAGTAGAACCTATTCAAGAAAGGTGTTTAACAAAGGTAGAAAGTGGTTCCATGATGAAAAGCATGAAAGAATTCATTCTGAAGAGAAActttatgaatataataaaaatgagaattgcCTTTGTCTTAATGAAGATTCTGTTCAGCATCAGAAAATTCCAGTTTTGGACCAACCTTTTAAATACAATGAATGTAGGAAAGCTTTCCATGAAAATTCACTCTTTGTTATACATAAGAAACTTCACACAGAACAGAAAACCTGTAAATATAGGGAATATAGAAGAACCTTCTGTGATATATCATCTCTCAGTGCTCACCAGAGAACATATCCAAAAGGGAATCACTATGAATTTAATGAATGTGGAGAAAATTTCTTTGACAAATCCATTTTCTTTGAGCATAGTGTTCACCCTTtgagccaggagtcaaacctcATTCCAATTCAGAGAATCCACTCAGTTGACAATATAATTGAATACAATGAATATGGAAACTTTTTCAATGAGAAATTAGTCTTTGGTGTACAACAGAATATACACACAGGAGAAGAACCctataaatgtcataaatgtGGAAAAACGTTCAACCAGAAGTCATCTCACACAAGACATCAGAGAACCCACACAGGGGAAAAATCCTGTGAATGTCATGAATGTGGGAAAACTTTCTACAAGAATTCAGACCTCATtaaacatcagagaattcatacaggggagaaaccttatgaatgtcAGGAATGTGGGAAATCCTTCAGTGAAAAGTCAACCCTCACCCAACATCATAGAacacacacaggagagaaaccataTGAATGTCAGGAATGTGGTAAATCCTTCTCATTTAAGTCAGTCCTTACTGTAcatcagaaaacacacacaggGGAAAAGCCCTATGAATGCTAcgaatgtgggaaggcctttcTCAGAAAATCAGACCTCGTTAAACATCAAAGAACTCACACAGGAGAAAAACCTTATGagtgtaatgaatgtgggaaatccttcTCTGAGAAGTCAACTCTCACTAAACATTTGAGAACTCATACAGGTGAGAAGCCCTATGAATGTATTGAATGTGGAAAATTTTTCTGCTACTACTCAGGTTTCACAGAACATCAGAGGAggcacacaggagagaaaccttttagatgtaatgaatgtgggaaaaaCTTCCGTCAGAAGTCAGCCCTAATTGTTCATCAGAGAACTCACGTAATacagaaaccctatgaatgtaatgaatgtggaaaatcTTTCTGTGTGAAGTCAAAACTCATTGCACATTATAGAactcacacaggagagaaaccctatgaatgtaataTTTGTGGAAAATCATTCTATGTGAAGTCAAAACTCACTGTGCATCAGAGAACACATTTGGGGAAGAatgttataaatgtaataaatgaggGAGATCACTGTGGGTGA
- the ZNF37A gene encoding zinc finger protein 37A isoform X3, producing MLENYSHLVSVGYCVPEPEVILKLEQGEEPWVLEEEFSSQSYPELINSSRTYSRKVFNKGRKWFHDEKHERIHSEEKLYEYNKNENCLCLNEDSVQHQKIPVLDQPFKYNECRKAFHENSLFVIHKKLHTEQKTCKYREYRRTFCDISSLSAHQRTYPKGNHYEFNECGENFFDKSIFFEHSVHPLSQESNLIPIQRIHSVDNIIEYNEYGNFFNEKLVFGVQQNIHTGEEPYKCHKCGKTFNQKSSHTRHQRTHTGEKSCECHECGKTFYKNSDLIKHQRIHTGEKPYECQECGKSFSEKSTLTQHHRTHTGEKPYECQECGKSFSFKSVLTVHQKTHTGEKPYECYECGKAFLRKSDLVKHQRTHTGEKPYECNECGKSFSEKSTLTKHLRTHTGEKPYECIECGKFFCYYSGFTEHQRRHTGEKPFRCNECGKNFRQKSALIVHQRTHVIQKPYECNECGKSFCVKSKLIAHYRTHTGEKPYECNICGKSFYVKSKLTVHQRTHLGKNVINVINEGDHCG from the exons ATGCTGGAGAACTACAGTCACCTTGTCTCAGTGG GGTATTGTGTTCCTGAACCAGAAGTGATCCTCAAGTTGGAACAAGGAGAGGAACCCTGGGTATTAGAGGAAGAATTTTCAAGCCAGAGCTACCCAG AATTAATTAATAGCAGTAGAACCTATTCAAGAAAGGTGTTTAACAAAGGTAGAAAGTGGTTCCATGATGAAAAGCATGAAAGAATTCATTCTGAAGAGAAActttatgaatataataaaaatgagaattgcCTTTGTCTTAATGAAGATTCTGTTCAGCATCAGAAAATTCCAGTTTTGGACCAACCTTTTAAATACAATGAATGTAGGAAAGCTTTCCATGAAAATTCACTCTTTGTTATACATAAGAAACTTCACACAGAACAGAAAACCTGTAAATATAGGGAATATAGAAGAACCTTCTGTGATATATCATCTCTCAGTGCTCACCAGAGAACATATCCAAAAGGGAATCACTATGAATTTAATGAATGTGGAGAAAATTTCTTTGACAAATCCATTTTCTTTGAGCATAGTGTTCACCCTTtgagccaggagtcaaacctcATTCCAATTCAGAGAATCCACTCAGTTGACAATATAATTGAATACAATGAATATGGAAACTTTTTCAATGAGAAATTAGTCTTTGGTGTACAACAGAATATACACACAGGAGAAGAACCctataaatgtcataaatgtGGAAAAACGTTCAACCAGAAGTCATCTCACACAAGACATCAGAGAACCCACACAGGGGAAAAATCCTGTGAATGTCATGAATGTGGGAAAACTTTCTACAAGAATTCAGACCTCATtaaacatcagagaattcatacaggggagaaaccttatgaatgtcAGGAATGTGGGAAATCCTTCAGTGAAAAGTCAACCCTCACCCAACATCATAGAacacacacaggagagaaaccataTGAATGTCAGGAATGTGGTAAATCCTTCTCATTTAAGTCAGTCCTTACTGTAcatcagaaaacacacacaggGGAAAAGCCCTATGAATGCTAcgaatgtgggaaggcctttcTCAGAAAATCAGACCTCGTTAAACATCAAAGAACTCACACAGGAGAAAAACCTTATGagtgtaatgaatgtgggaaatccttcTCTGAGAAGTCAACTCTCACTAAACATTTGAGAACTCATACAGGTGAGAAGCCCTATGAATGTATTGAATGTGGAAAATTTTTCTGCTACTACTCAGGTTTCACAGAACATCAGAGGAggcacacaggagagaaaccttttagatgtaatgaatgtgggaaaaaCTTCCGTCAGAAGTCAGCCCTAATTGTTCATCAGAGAACTCACGTAATacagaaaccctatgaatgtaatgaatgtggaaaatcTTTCTGTGTGAAGTCAAAACTCATTGCACATTATAGAactcacacaggagagaaaccctatgaatgtaataTTTGTGGAAAATCATTCTATGTGAAGTCAAAACTCACTGTGCATCAGAGAACACATTTGGGGAAGAatgttataaatgtaataaatgaggGAGATCACTGTGGGTGA